A single region of the Biomphalaria glabrata chromosome 15, xgBioGlab47.1, whole genome shotgun sequence genome encodes:
- the LOC106069672 gene encoding myosin-9-like codes for MDNEKDKDLDPASGSSRTPGDWIKDLFAPIYDFDAVVEIGKHGYKAEESKIKRVPILDPVAIREVFERVHQRIIDNEREEEELVKEATQKELDKRIDPRESSIWNTEELDVLRKVYKSAKAEITKLEVALREEKQYSSRLEKKALRQEHEIEVLRAKLAEATKSNQRLVIHRNSLQKDLAVLEVKVSALTDMWHEIEAEKVKAFEESKSAHIDLDKERILRQNLELKLMESDQNLACQKALVEKNMSAKYEMEIADLKEVMQDLTMELQAEKKLHEASRRGLDHLRNHFSSLPLRNILPPNAVVKDEVDYISHCS; via the exons ATGGATAACGAGAAAGATAAAGACCTTGACCCAGCTTCAGGGAGCTCAAGAACTCCTGGGGACTGGATAAAGGATTTGTTTGCCCCAATCTATGACTTCGATGCTGTCGTTGAGATTGGGAAGCATGGCTACAAAGCTGAAGAAAGCAAAATAAAACGGGTACCTATCCTAGACCCGGTGGCCATCAGAGAAGTGTTTGAAAGAGTTCACCAAAGAATCATTGACAATGAGCGAGAAGAAGAAGAGCTTGTTAAGGAAGCAACAC AGAAAGAGTTAGACAAGAGAATTGACCCAAGAGAATCCAGCATTTGGAATACAGAGGAACTTGATGTGCTgcgtaaagtttataaatctgCCAAAG CTGAGATCACAAAGTTGGAAGTGGCCCTGCGAGAAGAAAAACAATACAGCAGCAGACTTGAAAAGAAAGCACTGAGGCAGGAACATGAGATTGAAGTCTTAAGGGCCAAGCTAGCCGAGGCCACCAAGTCGAATCAACGGCTTGTGATACACAGAAACAGCCTTCAGAAAGACCTTGCTGTCCTTGAAGTCAAGGTGTCGGCTCTGACAGATATGTGGCACGAGATAGAAGCTGAGAAG gtgaAGGCATTTGAAGAATCTAAATCTGCCCATATTGACTTAGATAAAGAACGAATCCTTCGGCAGAATCTAGAATTAAAACTAATGGAGTCTGATCAAAATTTAGCCTGTCAGAAGGCTTTGGTGGAGAAAAACATGTCTGCTAAATATGAGATGGAGATTGCCGATTTAAAGGAAGTGATGCAAGACCTGACAATGGAGCTGCAGGCAGAGAAGAAGCTTCATGAAGCATCGAGGCGAGGGCTGGATCACCTGCGTAACCATTTTTCAAGTTTGCCTCTACGGAACATTCTCCCTCCCAACGCTGTGGTCAAGGATGAAGTGGATTACATAAGTCATTGTAGCTGA